The following proteins are encoded in a genomic region of Brachypodium distachyon strain Bd21 chromosome 1, Brachypodium_distachyon_v3.0, whole genome shotgun sequence:
- the LOC100821063 gene encoding probable LRR receptor-like serine/threonine-protein kinase At1g14390: MTAPPSSRNPDFAPLLLTLLCCIPAALVTSQPMASTEAKTLSRVSQLLGNPPALAALATAPDPCALRATPALTVACAGGQVTVLSVLGDRQPDAKWHTALPSSFSADALFTTLTGLPALSRLSLVALGVWGPLPGAKLLRLQALRALNLSANYLYGAVPDHLSRMYSLQSIVLSRNLLNGTMPSLSGLAFLEELDVGRNGLDGPFPEVGKAVARLVLADNNFTGKIPAGVSSLGRLQFLDASRNQLQGWIPSSIFALPALRRINLAHNELTGQLPARMACAEPLEFVDVSANLLVGARPACVRSSNSSGITVLDAGNCFADAKLQRPSTYCNPGALAALLPPPQGNGGDQGGRRKGRGVGMVFGIVGAIVGGALLIALVMVVVLRRARKQHQHLEVSVLPKSPLVKPVKKAEGGIFQAKVNHKISPAEKRHASQAARMNTLEVPACHSYTMEELQEVTNNFASSNLIKNSSFVQHYNGQLQDGSRVLVRCLRLKPKYSPQSLSQYMEIISKFRHRHLVSIIGHCILNDQENPTIASSVYLISECVTNGSLRSHLTEWRKREMLKWPQRVSAAIGIARGIQFLHNVTAPDIVQNDLNIENILLDKTLTSKISDFSLPMISISKNGKIFSENPFAVHGENDHGSAQIAEQGDKDDTYQFGLILLELITGKSTESQTGLDSLKAQLSEALAEDPDMLKDMADPTIRGTFAVDSLSTVTEIALNCIASDPNYRPSIDDVLWNLQYSMQVQDGWASSESLSLSIKSQA; this comes from the exons ATGACGGCGCCGCCCTCTTCTCGCAACCCCGACTTCGCCCCGCTTCTCCTAACTCTCCTCTGCTGCATTCCCGCCGCGCTCGTCACCTCGCAGCCGATGGCCTCAACGGAGGCCAAGACGCTCTCCCGCGTGAGCCAACTGCTCGGCAACCcgcccgcgctcgccgcgctGGCCACGGCGCCGGACCCCTGCGCGCTGCGCGCCACGCCGGCTCTCACCGTCGCCTGCGCGGGCGGCCAGGTCACGGTGCTCTCCGTGCTCGGCGACCGCCAGCCCGACGCCAAGTGGCACACGGCCCTTCCGTCCAGCTTCTCCGCCGACGCGCTCTTCACCACGCTCACCGGGCTCCCGGCGCTCTCGCGGCTCTCGCTCGTCGCGCTCGGCGTCTGGGGCCCGCTCCCGGGCGCCAAgctgctccgcctccaggCGCTGCGGGCGCTCAACCTCAGCGCCAACTACCTCTACGGCGCCGTCCCGGACCACCTCTCGCGGATGTACTCGCTGCAGAGCATAGTCTTGTCCCGGAACCTGCTCAACGGCACCATGCCGTCGCTCTCCGGGCTCGCCTTCCTCGAGGAGCTCGAcgtgggccggaacgggcttGACGGGCCGTTCCCGGAGGTGGGGAAGGCCGTGGCGAGGCTCGTCCTGGCCGACAACAACTTCACCGGCAAGATCCCCGCGGGGGTGAGCTCGCTGGGCCGGCTCCAGTTCTTGGACGCGTCCCGGAACCAGCTGCAGGGGTGGATCCCTTCCTCCATCTTCGCGCTCCCCGCGCTACGCCGCATCAACCTGGCGCACAACGAGCTCACCGGGCAGCTGCCGGCGCGCATGGCGTGCGCGGAGCCGCTGGAGTTCGTCGACGTCTCGGCCAACCTGCTTGTCGGGGCGCGCCCGGCGTGCGTGAGGTCATCCAACTCCTCGGGGATCACGGTGCTTGACGCGGGCAATTGCTTCGCCGACGCGAAGCTGCAGCGGCCGAGCACTTATTGCAACCCGGGGGCGCTCGCCGccttgctgccgccgccgcaggggaACGGCGGTGACCAGGGTGGGCGGCGTAAGGGCCGTGGGGTGGGGATGGTTTTTGGCATTGTGGGCGCCATTGTCGGTGGCGCATTGCTTATTGCGCTGGtcatggtggtggtgctgaGGAGGGCAAGGAAGCAGCACCAGCACCTGGAGGTGAGTGTCTTGCCCAAGTCGCCGCTGGTGAAGCCGGTGAAGAAGGCCGAAGGAGGAATATTTCAGGCTAAGGTGAACCACAAGATATCTCCTGCTGAGAAGa GGCATGCGTCACAAGCTGCAAGAATGAATACTCTGGAAGTACCAGCGTGTCATTCATATACCATGGAGGAACTCCAAGAAGTGACGAACAATTTTGCATCCTCCAACTTGATCAAGAACAGTTCTTTTGTACAG CATTACAACGGGCAGCTTCAAGATGGTTCTAGAGTCTTAGTGAGATGTCTCAGGCTAAAGCCGAAGTATTCTCCTCAAAGCCTGTCCCAGTACATGGAGATAATTTCTAAATTTCGCCACCGCCATTTGGTTAGCATCATTGGTCACTGTATTCTCAATGATCAGGAAAATCCTACTATTGCTAGCTCAGTATACCTCATTTCTGAATGCGTGACAAATGGATCTCTAAGAAGCCACCTTACTG AATGGAGGAAGCGTGAAATGCTGAAATGGCCGCAGCGGGTTTCTGCTGCCATTGGTATTGCGAGAGGGATCCAGTTCTTGCACAATGTGACTGCCCCAGACATTGTACAAAATGATCTCAACATTGAAAATATTCTGCTAGACAAGACCCTCACTTCGAAAATCAGTGACTTCAGTCTCCCGATGATATCAATCAGCAAAAATGGCAAG ATATTCTCAGAAAATCCTTTCGCTGTCCATGGAGAAAACGATCATGGCAG TGCTCAAATTGCAGAACAAGGGGACAAGGATGACACGTACCAGTTCGGACTAATACTTCTAGAATTGATCACAGGCAAATCGACAGAATCCCAAACAGGACTGGACTCCCTGAAAGCTCAG CTAAGCGAAGCCCTGGCTGAAGATCCAGACATGCTGAAAGACATGGCTGACCCGACTATCCGTGGCACATTCGCGGTGGACTCTCTAAGTACGGTGACCGAGATAGCCCTCAACTGCATCGCAAGTGATCCCAACTACCGACCGTCCATCGATGATGTCCTCTGGAACCTACAGTATTCAATGCAGGTGCAGGACGGGTGGGCGAGCAGCGAGAGCTTAAGCTTGAGCATCAAATCGCAGGCGTAA
- the LOC100846871 gene encoding uncharacterized protein LOC100846871 isoform X4, translating to MVDDPAVSSLILGFDAPRKEKGGGPAPRIGTICLLVVTMCRFYSMNEPGAASSINPYGMLSRPIHHGQSSDGSPSKWKPLRQAHTKPKCLKWSYRQCKGSTTGLRGSHGASGIRAN from the exons ATGGTGGACGATCCCGCCGTCTCCAG CCTGATATTGGGGTTTGATGCTCCCAGAAAGGAGAAGGGTGGTGGCCCGGCGCCAAGAATAG GCACAATTTGTTTGCTCGTCGTCACAATGTGTAGGTTCTACTCAATGAATGAACCTGGAGCAGCCAGTTCCATAAATCCATATGGCATGCTGTCGAGACCAATCCATCATGGCCAGAGTTCAG ATGGCTCGCCCAGCAAATGGAAACCACTGCGTCAGGCACATACTAAACCTAAATGCTTGAAATGGAGCTACCGACAGTGCAAGGGCTCCACAACAGGGCTTCGTGGCTCCCATGGCGCCTCAGGGATCCGTGCAAACTGA
- the LOC100846871 gene encoding uncharacterized protein LOC100846871 isoform X3: protein MALGHSPSPRVVDSLAADTPRAAFTPTSNRPLPALCAPGRRRRHSSASGHRCASPPPRVLRLPLLCSPRSRAALRLREAGPPHPARCPCSWSTASPACAASALDLALRRPWPLPSSFHLVSPSATSVFHREEDEDKEKGSLILGFDAPRKEKGGGPAPRIVSWLNVSVTVLVMVDSQGKPLTKCMGNWSSQNYYMSV from the exons ATGGCACTCGGCCACTCCCCCTCCCCGCGCGTCGTCGATTCCTTGGCCGCCGACACGCCCCGAGCCGCCTTCACCCCGACCTCCAACCGTCCCCTCCCCGCGCTCTGTgcccctggccgccgccgccgccatagCAGCGCCTCTGGTCACCGTTgcgcatcgccgccgccacgcgtCCTCCGTCTgccgctgctctgctcccCGCGCAGCCGTGCTGCCCTGCGCCTCCGCGAGGCAGGCCCGCCCCACCCCGCGCGCTGCCCTTGCTCCTGGTCGACCGCATCGCCGGCCTGCGCCGCCTCTGCCCTTGACCTCGCCCTCCGGCGCCCTTGGCcgctcccctcctccttccacCTCGTCTCGCCATCGGCCACCTCTGTGTTCCATcgagaagaagacgaagacaaagaaaaaggaag CCTGATATTGGGGTTTGATGCTCCCAGAAAGGAGAAGGGTGGTGGCCCGGCGCCAAGAATAG TATCTTGGCTCAACGTGTCTGTAACTGTCTTGGTCATGGTTGATTCACAAGGAAAGCC ATTAACGAAATGTATGGGAAACTGGTCGTCACAAAACTATTATATGTCTGTGTAG
- the LOC100846871 gene encoding uncharacterized protein LOC100846871 isoform X1: MALGHSPSPRVVDSLAADTPRAAFTPTSNRPLPALCAPGRRRRHSSASGHRCASPPPRVLRLPLLCSPRSRAALRLREAGPPHPARCPCSWSTASPACAASALDLALRRPWPLPSSFHLVSPSATSVFHREEDEDKEKGSLILGFDAPRKEKGGGPAPRIGTICLLVVTMCRFYSMNEPGAASSINPYGMLSRPIHHGQSSDGSPSKWKPLRQAHTKPKCLKWSYRQCKGSTTGLRGSHGASGIRAN, from the exons ATGGCACTCGGCCACTCCCCCTCCCCGCGCGTCGTCGATTCCTTGGCCGCCGACACGCCCCGAGCCGCCTTCACCCCGACCTCCAACCGTCCCCTCCCCGCGCTCTGTgcccctggccgccgccgccgccatagCAGCGCCTCTGGTCACCGTTgcgcatcgccgccgccacgcgtCCTCCGTCTgccgctgctctgctcccCGCGCAGCCGTGCTGCCCTGCGCCTCCGCGAGGCAGGCCCGCCCCACCCCGCGCGCTGCCCTTGCTCCTGGTCGACCGCATCGCCGGCCTGCGCCGCCTCTGCCCTTGACCTCGCCCTCCGGCGCCCTTGGCcgctcccctcctccttccacCTCGTCTCGCCATCGGCCACCTCTGTGTTCCATcgagaagaagacgaagacaaagaaaaaggaag CCTGATATTGGGGTTTGATGCTCCCAGAAAGGAGAAGGGTGGTGGCCCGGCGCCAAGAATAG GCACAATTTGTTTGCTCGTCGTCACAATGTGTAGGTTCTACTCAATGAATGAACCTGGAGCAGCCAGTTCCATAAATCCATATGGCATGCTGTCGAGACCAATCCATCATGGCCAGAGTTCAG ATGGCTCGCCCAGCAAATGGAAACCACTGCGTCAGGCACATACTAAACCTAAATGCTTGAAATGGAGCTACCGACAGTGCAAGGGCTCCACAACAGGGCTTCGTGGCTCCCATGGCGCCTCAGGGATCCGTGCAAACTGA
- the LOC100846563 gene encoding polyadenylate-binding protein 4-like, whose protein sequence is MAFPATLFRPAVMTPFGPPLYIPGPSFGSSVSVYVGNLEASVTEQQLLDLFSQAVPVVSVRICDDKVTGRSLGYAYVNFHSHEDAKVALEYFNFTVVNGKSIRVMFSNRDPTLRRSGAANLFIKNLEPNIVAKSLHQMFSRFGIILSCKVATDLNGKSKGYGFVQFVSEESAKDAMNALNGKLANGNGKQLYVDLFIRREERQHIGGASKFTNVYTKNLPKEFTDDDLCRVFAPFGTITSAVVMKDGDGESKCFGFVNYEKTEYAEEAVEKLNGKIISDVALYVGRAKRKQERQAELKEKFDKERNDKIRKSKGCNLYLKNLDCSIDDEYLRNLFGRFDDIGTCKVMVDSEGRSKGFGFVLFTTIEAANKAAQFARRHMVGARTPAMPQNIAPRPFYFGYGVPGVLVRPQATGFGYQQYPQPVIPGLNPGAPSLMMPYHMLRPIHHQPQQQMAQLPNWNQIVRYMPNACNGPTNSAMAPQMDFVAPVVPQISVLTDSVVTAPSISEEPSIDSLATALASAEPEKQHLILGERLQPLVAQLEPEHAGKVTEMLLELEKAVVLELIESAENLQEKVNQAMESLRPKKEEGTNDPAEPSSLSLSARAMIPVPFGTCPCDLVGLMFN, encoded by the exons ATGGCTTTCCCTGCAACCCTGTTCCGCCCGGCCGTCATGACACCGTTTGGTCCACCTCTGTACATCCCGGGCCCGTCGTTTGGCTCGAGCGTTTCCGTGTACGTGGGCAACCTCGAGGCTAGCGTCACGGAGCAGCAGCTCCTCGACCTCTTCTCCCAGGCAGTCCCCGTGGTATCTGTCCGCATCTGCGACGACAAGGTTACTGGAAGATCTCTCGGCTACGCCTACGTCAACTTCCACTCGCATGAGGATG CCAAGGTTGCATTGGAATATTTCAACTTTACTGTTGTCAATGGAAAGTCTATCCGTGTCATGTTCTCAAATAGGGACCCAACGCTGAGGAGGAGCGGGGCTGCCAATTTGTTCATAAAAAATCTTGAGCCAAACATTGTCGCCAAAAGTTTGCACCAGATGTTCTCTAGGTTTGGCATTATTCTTTCTTGTAAAGTGGCCACTGATTTAAATGGTAAATCAAAAGGATATGGGTTTGTTCAGTTTGTAAGCGAGGAATCAGCTAAGGATGCCATGAATGCCTTAAATGGCAAGTTGgccaatggcaatggcaaacAGCTCTATGTTGATCTATTCATTCGTCGCGAGGAGAGGCAGCACATCGGTGGCGCAAGCAAATTTACAAATGTGTACACGAAGAACTTGCCTAAGGAATTCACTGATGACGACTTGTGCCGAGTGTTTGCACCATTTGGTACAATTACTAGCGCAGTAGTGATGAAAGATGGTGATGGGGAATCCAAATGTTTTGGCTTTGTTAACTATGAGAAAACAGAATATGCGGAAGAAGCTGTTGAAAAACTAAATGGGAAAATCATCAGTGATGTGGCCTTATATGTTGGAAGAGCTAAACGAAAACAAGAAAGACAAGCTGAGCTGAAAGAAAAGTTTGATAAGGAAAGAAATGACAAAATCAGAAAGTCTAAAGGGTGCAATTTGTACTTAAAGAACCTAGACTGTAGTATCGATGATGAATATCTcagaaatttatttggaaggTTTGATGACATAGGTACATGCAAG GTCATGGTTGATTCAGAAGGAAGAAGCAAGGGTTTTGGTTTTGTATTGTTCACGACAATTGAAGCTGCCAATAAAGCT GCACAATTTGCTCGTCGTCACATGGTAGGAGCTAGAACACCAGCGATGCCACAGAACATTGCCCCTCGTCCCTTCTACTTCGGTTATGGTGTGCCTGGCGTGCTGGTCCGACCTCAAGCTACAGGTTTCGGGTATCAGCAGTACCCACAACCAGTCATTCCAGGATTGAACCCTGGAGCTCCCAGCTTGATGATGCCATACCACATGCTGAGACCAATCCACCATCAGCCGCAACAACAG ATGGCTCAGCTACCAAATTGGAATCAGATCGTCAGGTACATGCCAAATGCCTGCAATGGACCTACCAACAGTGCAATGGCTCCACAAATGGACTTCGTGGCTCCAGTGGTGCCTCAGATATCTGTGCTAACTGATAGCGTCGTCACAGCCCCATCTATTTCAGAGGAGCCAAGCATAGACAGCCTTGCCACTGCTCTAGCTTCTGCTGAACCGGAGAAGCAACATCTG ATTCTGGGTGAGAGGCTGCAGCCGCTGGTTGCTCAACTCGAGCCTGAGCATGCTGGGAAGGTGACAGAGATGCTGCTCGAGCTGGAAAAGGCTGTGGTCCTTGAGTTGATAGAGTCCGCAGAAAATCTCCAGGAGAAAGTTAACCAGGCAATGGAATCTCTGCGGCCAAAGAAAGAGGAAGGCACTAATGATCCTGCCGAACCTTCATCCCTTAGTTTGAGTGCTAGAGCGATGATCCCTGTACCGTTTGGCACCTGTCCCTGCGATCTAGTTGGATTGATGTTTAATTAA
- the LOC100846871 gene encoding uncharacterized protein LOC100846871 isoform X2, protein MALGHSPSPRVVDSLAADTPRAAFTPTSNRPLPALCAPGRRRRHSSASGHRCASPPPRVLRLPLLCSPRSRAALRLREAGPPHPARCPCSWSTASPACAASALDLALRRPWPLPSSFHLVSPSATSVFHREEDEDKEKGSLILGFDAPRKEKGGGPAPRIGTICLLVVTMCRFYSMNEPGAASSINPYGMLSRPIHHGQSSGDCRGGGMHLQHQMARPANGNHCVRHILNLNA, encoded by the exons ATGGCACTCGGCCACTCCCCCTCCCCGCGCGTCGTCGATTCCTTGGCCGCCGACACGCCCCGAGCCGCCTTCACCCCGACCTCCAACCGTCCCCTCCCCGCGCTCTGTgcccctggccgccgccgccgccatagCAGCGCCTCTGGTCACCGTTgcgcatcgccgccgccacgcgtCCTCCGTCTgccgctgctctgctcccCGCGCAGCCGTGCTGCCCTGCGCCTCCGCGAGGCAGGCCCGCCCCACCCCGCGCGCTGCCCTTGCTCCTGGTCGACCGCATCGCCGGCCTGCGCCGCCTCTGCCCTTGACCTCGCCCTCCGGCGCCCTTGGCcgctcccctcctccttccacCTCGTCTCGCCATCGGCCACCTCTGTGTTCCATcgagaagaagacgaagacaaagaaaaaggaag CCTGATATTGGGGTTTGATGCTCCCAGAAAGGAGAAGGGTGGTGGCCCGGCGCCAAGAATAG GCACAATTTGTTTGCTCGTCGTCACAATGTGTAGGTTCTACTCAATGAATGAACCTGGAGCAGCCAGTTCCATAAATCCATATGGCATGCTGTCGAGACCAATCCATCATGGCCAGAGTTCAGGTGATTGTCGTGGAGGAGGAATGCATCTGCAACATCAg ATGGCTCGCCCAGCAAATGGAAACCACTGCGTCAGGCACATACTAAACCTAAATGCTTGA